The stretch of DNA TGCGTCCAACCAATGCGCTTTTTGGCCATCGATATTGACGGGACGCTCTGAAATTGGGTCGTAATACAACTCGCTGCTGCCATGGAACCCGAATACGCCCTGTGAATCGCCAAGCTTGGTTAGCTCGATTTTAGAATTGGCACTACCAAACGCTTTTTCGTCGCCATTGTGTAAGATGAAATTCATGCATTTATGTGGGTCAGAAGCATCTGGATCGACTTTCAACACATAGTAAGCGCCGTAGGTATCACTGATACCATCAAATTCGTAAGGTGCTTCCCAGTTAGTACCCGTTTTGCTTAACCCCATGGCTACTAAGTCTGTGCTAGTACAGCCTTCGCCATTCCATAGGTGAAGTCCCCAGCCGTCGTAAGTAGAACCCGAAGTGCTTGCAGCTGCAACATCACGTTTGTAATACACAACGACTTCGTTTTCGCCTGCTTTGTATAAGCCACTGTTGCCAGCATCCGTGTCGCTGTCGTTATCGCTACCACAGCCTGCGATAAGGGTGGCGGTGAAGAGAGGTAGAATCGCTTTGGCTAGCGTTGACCGTCTGAAGCTTCTCTTTTTTGTAATGTCGAAGGTGCGTTGTAGAGTGATGTTCTTATTAATATTTATGTTGTTCACGTTTGATATCCATATTTCACTTTTTATGAAGATGAATATCCTAGTCCGATTGATGGCCAACTATTTGTGATAGCTATATGTAAAGTTATTTTTAATACGTAAAAATAAGAAACCTAGTGTCAGTATCACGCTTTGTATTTGGTTTAAGTGAAATTAATTGGATCAATAGCTCATATGTTCGATATTAATAACCCAAGGCGTAGAAGCTAGGAGTAGATAATAAGGATGAGAGCTCATCCTTATTAATGTGAGATGAATATCACTTTGGAATGTTCTTATTTTTAAAGAGTAATAAAGTTTTTACGTTCTATTTAATATTAACATAAGTGAGTTTTGTGTATTAGGAACGATAGCTGTACTCAGGGGGAGCAAAATAGGTAGATTACGTCAGTTTCATTTGCAGATATCTGCAATTCCTATAAATTCCATAGTGCACTTAAGGAGACGGTAGATTTCTTGGGAACGAAACCACCAGTTATCCATCCTTACCAAAATCTACAGGGCGTAATTGCTACAGTATGTGAGCTGTTACCCAAAAGGAGTTGATGTTGTCTTCATCTATTCAATTCGCCATCACTTATCTGGTGTTGGTGGCCGTCTCTGTGTTGTTTGCAGAAAGTTCTAAAGCGCTGTTGGTTTGGTATTTAGTTATCGGGATAGTGACTTTTTTTGTGTACGCAAAGGACAAGCGAGCTGCGATCAATGGCAATTGGCGTGTGCCAGAGAAAACTCTGCATGCTTTTTCTGTTGCTGGTGGTTGGTTAGGGGCTTTGATTGCTCAAGATAAGCTGCGCCATAAAACGCAGAAGCAGCCGTTCAGATCTATCTATTGGCTGACAGTAGCAATGAATGTAGCGGTGTTTTTATGGACGCTAACCCCGAGCGGGCAGGCGACATTTGGACGTTGGCTTAGCGAAGTTATTGGATACTTGTAATGAAATTGATGGCCAGTAATCACTTACTAACCATCATAGGGAAACTATCTGGTTACAACATCGGGATCGTTGAGGCTAGAAGTAAGCCCGCCATACCGTAGTTGAAGCTCTTGATGCGCACTGGTGTTGTTAACCAGTGTTGCAGTTGTTTGCCTGCTGCCGTCCAGAATGTCACTGATGGCAAGTTAGCTAGCGTAAAAATTGCTGCGATGATTGCAAGCTCCCACCATGAACTGCCACTGCTGTACACTGAAATCGCAGTCAGTGCCATTGACCAACCTTTCGGGTTTACCCACTGAAAACTGGCAGCGCCAATGAAGGTCATGGGCTTATAAGCCTCTGTACTTTTTGCTTTGCCGCTCAATGCTATCTTAATTGCTAGGTACACAAGATAAGTCAGGCTTAGATATTTCAAGATCTGGTGAGAGACAGGATAAGCGTTGAAAATGCCCATTAAACCGAAGCCAACCAACAACAACATCGCGGCAAACCCTAGAGCTATCCCAAGCATGTGCGGAATAGTTCGGGCAAAGCCAACATTGGCACCTGATGTCATGAGCATGATGTTATTTGGACCCGGCGTGAAGGTCGAGACAAACGCAAACAAGGCAAGTGCGCTAAGTTGTTCTAAAGGCATAATGGTTCTCCTACAATAAAATGAACGAAGTGACTGACCGGTCATGACTTTCACGTGTTGAGAAGCATAGTAGGTGGAAAGTGAGGCAATTATGTGCTTTTATTTCACTTACTATCACTAAATGCACAATAATAAGTACCTATGGATAGATTTGACGAAAGGATATTGCAAGAGCTTAAATTGGACGGCAGAATCTCCAACATTGAGCTTTCAGAACGAATTGGTTTGTCTGCTTCAGCGACCTTAAGGCGAGTACAAGATCTCGAGCGTAAAGGGATCATTCAAGGTTACCGAGCTGTTCTGGATAATGGCCTGATGGGCGTGGGCTTTATTGCTTACGTTTCGATTGGTTTATCGAGCCACAGCAAAGCGGCTCAGCTAGAGTTTGAACAGCATGTCAGTATGGAAAAAGAGGTGGTGGAGTGCCACAACATTACTGGTGCCAACGAGTACTTGCTAAGGGTAGAAACCAAAGATCTACCGGGCTATAAGAAGTTTCATGCCGATGTGCTTGGGGAATGTGCTCAGGTGCAATCTATTACGACTATGGTTGTGATGGACACCCCTAAAGACGAACGTTAGTCGAGTTTTATTTCAGGAGAGGCGCAGTGCCAAATACGAATCAGCTGTTATTGTTCTTAGATGTGGTTCAACAAGGATCGTTTACCAAAGCGGCAACCTTGCATGATATGGACAACTCCTCACTCTCTAAACAAATAAAAAAGCTTGAGCAAGACCTAGGTGTTCAGCTTCTCAACCGTTCTACGCGTTCGTTCTCGTTGACGTCTGCAGGGGAAGATATTCTCGCGCAAACTTATGTGCTGAAAGACACCATCAATCAGATTCAGGGTATTGCTGATTCTTACCAGTCTGAACCCAAAGGTGTGTTGAGAATTACTTCTCCCATCTATTTTGGTCAGCAATACCTGCAACCTATCATCACGCAGTTCATGAGAAAGTATCCGGATGTACAGATTGTGCTGTCATTGGACGACAAGATCGCCAATATCATTGCAGGGCAGTTTGATATCGCATTTCGCTTCAGCAAGCTTGTTGAATCGAATTTGATTGCGAAGAAGATTGCCGACAGTAACTTCATGCTGGTCGCCTCGAACGACTTTGTGAAGCAGCATGGTGAACCGAAGACGCCACAAGATTTGCTCGCGTTACCTGCTGTAATTTATACCAATGGCGATATGACGGTTGATCATTTACGTATCAGCGAAGAGCCAGGAGGCAATACTTTCCAAAGTCTGACGATTCGTGGCAACTATAAGGTGAGTGATGTTCGCACAATGGTGTCTTGCGTTAAGGATGGCTTAGGGTATGGTTTCCTCGATCAATCAAATCTATACGCATCAATGAAAGAACTCGGCTTGGTCACTTTACTTCCAGACTACCCAATCTCTACTGCCGATACGGCTATTTATGCCGTTTATCCGCACCGTAAGCAAACCAAGCTGGTTAAAGAATTCATCACTACGGTTCAAGACTATATTGGCTCTCCGACGATTTGGGAGAAGATGCAGCAAGGTTAGTTATTTTTCTAATCGTTCAAACACAAAAAAGGAGCCAGATCGTTAAACAATTTGGCTCCTTTTTATTCGTCCAGTTGTAACCAATTTACAATGTAAAGCTTAGCTATAGCTGGTGTAAGCAACTATCCGGTCTCACTGAAATGCATGACTACTCACGAAAACCGGTTACTGCTCTTTAAAACGAATTAGTGATCATTAATCACTTCTTTACCACTTGGGTAGGCTTTTGAACCCAGTACATGACCGTCGACTTCTTTGCCATAGTAACCTTGGTGGCTGTGGTAACGCTTAGCATTGCCGGCAACATCGCCTTTGTATCGAGGGTCTTGTGGGCGTTCATGACTGTTTACAAACGCGGCCACATCCCACGCATCCTGAATTGACAGCTGTTGGCTTTTTCCAAGCGGCATGTTTTCGTAGATGAAGTACGCGGCGGTGTTTACGCGGTGCATACCTGCGCCCCAGTTGAATGAGTTTTTGCCCCAAAGTGGTGGTAGGTATGAGCGACCATCCGCCCCTTTAATGCCTTCGCCATTTTGACCATGACAGGTTTGGCAGCTGGTTTGATAAACCTTTTCACCACGCGCTATCGACGGCTCTTGTTCAGGGTTAGCAATCTTAGGGTAGCCACGACCTGCCAGCTTGCTGCGATCATCAATTGGGTATTTGCTTAACAGTTCTTCTGGAAGAGGGAAGCTCTCCGCTTTTCCTCCGACTTGTAAATCTGCATCGCTAATCTCAGGAACGGGTGTGTCTTGCATGCCGTTCTTATCCAAGATACCGCCCATTGCCAACCAGTATGAGTAAGCGGTTAGCGCGACCATCTCTTTTGAGCCCACTGCTGGTGGCAGGCCATTCATTGAATAAGTGAAACAGCCTTGGATACGTTCTGCGTAGCTGTTTACCTTGTCGTTTTTCTTACGGTAAGCAGGGTAGGCCATATAAGCACCCCATAGAGGCGCCGCATTCGCTTTCATGCCCGCTTGCATGTGGCAGTTGACACAGCTTTGTTCATTGCCGACGAACGTACCGCGCATCTGTTGTGAATC from Vibrio splendidus encodes:
- a CDS encoding Lrp/AsnC family transcriptional regulator, with translation MDRFDERILQELKLDGRISNIELSERIGLSASATLRRVQDLERKGIIQGYRAVLDNGLMGVGFIAYVSIGLSSHSKAAQLEFEQHVSMEKEVVECHNITGANEYLLRVETKDLPGYKKFHADVLGECAQVQSITTMVVMDTPKDER
- a CDS encoding DUF1294 domain-containing protein gives rise to the protein MLSSSIQFAITYLVLVAVSVLFAESSKALLVWYLVIGIVTFFVYAKDKRAAINGNWRVPEKTLHAFSVAGGWLGALIAQDKLRHKTQKQPFRSIYWLTVAMNVAVFLWTLTPSGQATFGRWLSEVIGYL
- a CDS encoding LysE family translocator, whose product is MPLEQLSALALFAFVSTFTPGPNNIMLMTSGANVGFARTIPHMLGIALGFAAMLLLVGFGLMGIFNAYPVSHQILKYLSLTYLVYLAIKIALSGKAKSTEAYKPMTFIGAASFQWVNPKGWSMALTAISVYSSGSSWWELAIIAAIFTLANLPSVTFWTAAGKQLQHWLTTPVRIKSFNYGMAGLLLASTIPML
- a CDS encoding c-type cytochrome codes for the protein MKTLLLITATLASGIAYAEAELPDRQTELPAVEKPQDNKYLVPRDLVDIPAGEFGDKVKLGYSLFVDSQQMRGTFVGNEQSCVNCHMQAGMKANAAPLWGAYMAYPAYRKKNDKVNSYAERIQGCFTYSMNGLPPAVGSKEMVALTAYSYWLAMGGILDKNGMQDTPVPEISDADLQVGGKAESFPLPEELLSKYPIDDRSKLAGRGYPKIANPEQEPSIARGEKVYQTSCQTCHGQNGEGIKGADGRSYLPPLWGKNSFNWGAGMHRVNTAAYFIYENMPLGKSQQLSIQDAWDVAAFVNSHERPQDPRYKGDVAGNAKRYHSHQGYYGKEVDGHVLGSKAYPSGKEVINDH
- a CDS encoding LysR family transcriptional regulator — protein: MPNTNQLLLFLDVVQQGSFTKAATLHDMDNSSLSKQIKKLEQDLGVQLLNRSTRSFSLTSAGEDILAQTYVLKDTINQIQGIADSYQSEPKGVLRITSPIYFGQQYLQPIITQFMRKYPDVQIVLSLDDKIANIIAGQFDIAFRFSKLVESNLIAKKIADSNFMLVASNDFVKQHGEPKTPQDLLALPAVIYTNGDMTVDHLRISEEPGGNTFQSLTIRGNYKVSDVRTMVSCVKDGLGYGFLDQSNLYASMKELGLVTLLPDYPISTADTAIYAVYPHRKQTKLVKEFITTVQDYIGSPTIWEKMQQG